From the Brevibacillus choshinensis genome, one window contains:
- a CDS encoding sigma-54 interaction domain-containing protein produces the protein MTDQTSKERKMLLQEVEGLLSFIAFPILVVDCSGRVIHVNPTAEHVWRRSQVVLLNQALQKLVDSPQLIEFVEKGKPLRDFPVDVLEAAGRRHPYLCRLHPLFVNRQVEGAILQFTEQVVETEFKKNRKYVTRYSFEDIRGHSPSTMALKEQARKIAKSDSTVLIRGESGTGKEVLAQSIHHASTRSTGPFVAINCAAIPEALLESELFGYEDGAFTGAKKGGKPGRFELALHGTLFLDEIGDMPSYLQAKLLRVLQERRIERIGGSESIPVDARLIAATHKDLEAMIVSGQFREDLFYRLHVIPLYVPPLRERTEDLYDLIQFYMKFFGDRLGKEPKRFTTQAMKCLLDYHWPGNIRELENTMEYIVNLEIGDLVTISSLPTTIRANETNEEVQPAIVPPPPTLSEFSLEKTEEQLIIQAIQRFGKSTEGKRKAAEFLGISVATLYRRLSKINRKHTFT, from the coding sequence ATGACGGACCAAACAAGCAAAGAACGAAAAATGCTGCTACAGGAAGTAGAAGGGCTGCTGTCGTTCATTGCTTTTCCCATTTTGGTAGTCGATTGTAGTGGGCGGGTCATACACGTGAATCCGACTGCCGAGCATGTATGGCGTCGGTCGCAGGTAGTCCTCTTGAATCAAGCGTTACAAAAGCTAGTAGATTCGCCCCAGCTCATAGAATTCGTGGAGAAAGGGAAGCCACTACGTGATTTTCCCGTAGATGTACTGGAAGCAGCGGGAAGACGACACCCTTATCTATGTCGGTTGCACCCCCTTTTCGTCAACCGCCAAGTAGAGGGTGCCATTCTCCAATTTACAGAACAAGTCGTAGAGACTGAATTCAAAAAAAACAGAAAATATGTCACTCGCTACTCCTTTGAGGACATCCGCGGGCATAGTCCGAGCACCATGGCCTTAAAAGAGCAAGCTAGAAAGATTGCCAAGAGCGATTCGACTGTATTGATCCGAGGAGAAAGCGGGACAGGAAAGGAAGTGCTCGCGCAGTCCATTCATCACGCGAGTACGAGAAGCACAGGGCCATTTGTTGCCATCAACTGTGCAGCCATCCCAGAAGCATTACTAGAGAGCGAGCTCTTCGGCTATGAAGACGGGGCGTTTACAGGAGCGAAAAAGGGAGGGAAGCCAGGGCGTTTTGAATTAGCGCTCCATGGCACTTTGTTTCTGGATGAAATAGGGGATATGCCTTCTTATTTGCAAGCCAAGCTGCTTCGGGTTCTACAAGAGCGTCGCATTGAAAGAATCGGCGGCTCTGAGAGCATCCCGGTCGATGCTCGACTGATCGCTGCGACACACAAAGACTTGGAAGCCATGATTGTCAGTGGGCAATTCCGAGAAGACTTGTTCTATCGTTTGCATGTGATCCCGTTATACGTCCCGCCATTGCGCGAGAGAACGGAGGATCTGTATGACTTGATTCAGTTTTACATGAAATTTTTTGGTGACCGCCTGGGCAAAGAACCGAAGCGTTTTACTACACAAGCGATGAAATGCTTGCTCGACTATCATTGGCCTGGGAATATACGCGAACTAGAAAATACAATGGAATACATTGTGAATCTGGAGATCGGTGATCTGGTTACCATTAGCAGCTTGCCTACTACGATCCGGGCGAACGAGACCAATGAAGAAGTGCAACCTGCTATCGTACCTCCTCCCCCGACACTTTCAGAGTTTTCCCTGGAAAAAACGGAAGAGCAGCTGATCATCCAAGCGATTCAGCGATTTGGAAAGAGTACCGAAGGCAAGAGAAAAGCCGCAGAATTCTTGGGGATAAGTGTCGCGACCCTATATAGACGCCTGAGCAAGATCAATCGCAAGCATACCTTCACCTAA
- a CDS encoding DUF917 domain-containing protein has product MARYLDEKDVDSLACAAMFLGSGGGGDPAIMHIMAKQAIHEYGPVRLLSPFELRDDDWAVTMSLMGSQAIHYEKIMNGNELMTALRVLENEHKCVANAITPLEIGGINAITPILASALANLPLVDCDAMGRAFPEFQMTTFHAFGAQASPFIMCADNGKCERIIHDSNIEIEKIARVTMTKMGGSVAAASFPMRAKILQEVAIPHTLLVCKRLGEAVLAAGSDIQRIFANLSHVLQNSIYGKPHKLIEGKVVDVQRHLKDGFLQGELLVEGSGFHRSEHVEVQFLSEYLLAKQGERIMATVPDILCVLDADSGLPVMIEELETHMKVWVIAIPCPILLRHPKMLDVVGPWNFGMADSYTPVEKLLKEETSHVSARN; this is encoded by the coding sequence ATGGCTCGCTATTTGGATGAAAAAGATGTAGATTCACTTGCCTGTGCGGCTATGTTTTTGGGCTCAGGGGGCGGTGGTGATCCGGCAATCATGCATATCATGGCGAAGCAAGCTATTCATGAATATGGTCCTGTTCGTCTGCTCTCCCCATTCGAACTGCGAGATGACGATTGGGCCGTGACCATGTCTCTCATGGGTTCACAAGCCATTCACTATGAGAAAATCATGAACGGTAACGAATTAATGACAGCGCTGCGCGTACTGGAAAATGAACACAAATGTGTAGCCAATGCCATTACTCCCCTGGAAATAGGGGGCATCAATGCCATCACCCCGATATTGGCATCAGCTTTAGCAAATTTGCCGCTCGTGGATTGTGACGCGATGGGACGAGCCTTTCCAGAGTTTCAGATGACGACCTTCCATGCATTTGGCGCACAAGCAAGTCCTTTTATCATGTGTGCCGACAATGGAAAATGCGAGCGAATCATCCACGATTCCAATATTGAAATTGAAAAAATAGCACGGGTAACGATGACCAAAATGGGTGGTTCTGTCGCGGCTGCGTCCTTTCCTATGCGCGCAAAAATTTTGCAAGAAGTAGCGATTCCTCATACCCTTTTGGTGTGCAAACGACTCGGAGAAGCTGTATTGGCTGCCGGTTCCGATATTCAGCGTATCTTTGCCAACCTTTCGCATGTACTCCAAAACTCAATATACGGCAAACCACACAAGTTGATCGAGGGAAAAGTTGTAGATGTACAGCGACATCTAAAGGACGGCTTCCTGCAAGGAGAGCTGCTTGTTGAGGGGAGCGGTTTTCATCGTAGTGAGCATGTGGAAGTTCAGTTTTTGAGTGAGTATCTATTGGCCAAACAAGGGGAACGAATCATGGCCACGGTACCGGATATTCTTTGTGTGCTTGATGCAGATAGCGGGCTGCCCGTGATGATCGAAGAGTTGGAAACGCATATGAAAGTGTGGGTCATTGCAATCCCTTGTCCGATTCTTCTACGACATCCAAAGATGCTGGATGTAGTGGGACCATGGAATTTCGGTATGGCGGACTCGTATACTCCAGTTGAAAAGCTGTTAAAAGAGGAGACCTCGCATGTATCGGCTAGGAATTGA
- a CDS encoding hydantoinase/oxoprolinase N-terminal domain-containing protein, with product MYRLGIDVDNATTTGILMDGHGSIVCFAKTHTSADLVGGISLILNKIGRQREDACMNIREVIMGTDYFANALLGGKNLSKVCSVRIGQTRNTIPPLYGGSDYLCRAIGQTTIHITGGHEIDGSLAWLEPSKQDLESGLRSIKDQGFKAFAITGAFSPVNNDHENKVARWIREIVGEDCSITTSHELGSIGFLERENSAILNASLSKLITLSLQGLEGLIQKHNIEARIYFTQNDGSLMSYESVLRHPIRTLGSRISNSFRGASLLTKLNDCVIVDVSQSRVSIGALEGGFPREKRRNQAIAGVRVNLQMPDIISLSLEKKDLSLDMPDCIDDDSLDAIYHAIQRFQPRFEPLPIVFVGEGSERVASAFPYPWADVLHPKDYQNVSAIGACIAPVSGKVDRIYWLEEREREEIIQVAKAAAIQAAIDGGAAPRSVFVQTVETIPLSYMPTKALRIKVKAIGKLGFRDKNEAGFKG from the coding sequence ATGTATCGGCTAGGAATTGATGTAGACAATGCAACGACTACAGGCATTCTCATGGACGGTCATGGCTCGATTGTTTGTTTTGCCAAGACCCATACTTCTGCTGATTTGGTAGGTGGAATATCACTAATCCTGAATAAGATTGGCAGGCAGCGCGAAGATGCATGTATGAACATTCGTGAAGTCATTATGGGAACTGACTATTTTGCAAACGCTTTGCTCGGAGGGAAAAACCTCTCCAAAGTCTGTTCCGTCCGGATCGGACAAACAAGGAACACCATTCCTCCCTTATATGGGGGTTCTGATTACCTGTGCAGGGCGATTGGCCAAACAACGATTCATATAACGGGTGGGCACGAGATCGATGGAAGCCTGGCGTGGTTAGAGCCGTCCAAGCAAGACTTGGAATCAGGCTTGCGGTCGATCAAGGATCAAGGTTTTAAAGCGTTTGCCATCACGGGTGCATTTTCTCCTGTGAACAACGACCATGAGAACAAGGTTGCTAGATGGATACGGGAGATAGTAGGGGAAGATTGCTCGATCACGACTTCCCATGAGCTCGGGAGTATTGGTTTTTTAGAAAGAGAAAACTCAGCTATTCTCAACGCTTCATTGTCAAAGCTCATTACCCTCTCCCTTCAAGGACTCGAAGGTTTAATACAAAAGCATAATATCGAAGCAAGGATATACTTTACACAAAATGATGGTTCGCTCATGTCATACGAATCTGTGTTACGTCACCCCATCCGAACGTTAGGTTCTCGGATCTCGAATAGCTTTCGTGGGGCCTCTCTTCTTACAAAATTAAACGATTGTGTAATCGTAGATGTAAGTCAGTCTCGTGTCAGTATTGGGGCATTAGAGGGGGGCTTCCCCAGAGAAAAGCGGCGAAACCAAGCCATTGCAGGTGTACGTGTGAACCTCCAGATGCCTGATATCATCAGTCTGTCACTCGAAAAGAAAGACTTATCACTCGATATGCCTGACTGTATAGACGATGATTCGTTAGATGCGATCTATCACGCCATCCAACGATTTCAACCACGTTTTGAACCCCTTCCGATCGTTTTTGTGGGGGAAGGTAGTGAACGGGTAGCTTCCGCCTTTCCATATCCGTGGGCAGATGTCCTTCATCCAAAAGATTATCAGAACGTTAGCGCGATTGGAGCTTGCATTGCTCCCGTTAGTGGAAAAGTCGATCGGATATACTGGTTAGAAGAACGGGAACGGGAAGAAATCATTCAGGTGGCAAAAGCAGCGGCTATTCAAGCTGCAATTGATGGGGGAGCTGCTCCTCGCTCTGTTTTTGTACAGACTGTGGAGACGATTCCTTTGTCTTATATGCCGACGAAAGCATTACGAATCAAGGTGAAGGCGATAGGAAAGCTTGGCTTTCGTGATAAAAATGAAGCTGGATTCAAAGGATGA
- a CDS encoding dihydrolipoamide acetyltransferase family protein, translating into MVEFKLPDVGEGMHEGEILKILVSPGEAVHQDQPVIEVQTDKVNAELSAPVTGVIKEIRIAEGDTVEVGTTLLVIDTGTETSESKTVVAPEGKPGEKIEAPSTSRPVTVTPLAPRALATPYVRQLARELKIDIEKVSGTGVAGRVTEEDVRNYVAGTTSKAAKRTIAPAIIKETIPSVSEKAPTLTVSSTTANAQIERIPIKGIRKKIAEHMTKSVTIIPHVTSVDELEMDQLRGLREQMMPLATKRNIKLTFLPFFIKALVIALKEFPVMNASIDEATNEILLKRFYHIGIAADTPDGLIVPVIKDADRKSIFQLADEITTLAQQARDGKLSMEQITGGTFTISNVGPIGGLQATPIINHPEVAIIALHKMEKRWVVREDEGVIRWMMNFSLSFDHRLIDGVTAVRFTNRIKELLENPTLLFAEMV; encoded by the coding sequence ATGGTGGAGTTTAAGCTGCCCGACGTGGGAGAAGGCATGCACGAAGGGGAAATTTTAAAGATTTTAGTAAGTCCGGGAGAAGCCGTTCATCAAGATCAGCCAGTGATTGAAGTACAAACTGACAAAGTAAACGCAGAGCTGTCTGCGCCTGTGACCGGCGTCATCAAAGAGATCCGAATAGCTGAGGGCGACACGGTTGAAGTGGGAACCACGCTATTAGTCATAGATACAGGAACTGAAACGAGCGAGTCCAAGACAGTCGTGGCTCCGGAAGGGAAGCCGGGAGAGAAAATCGAGGCACCAAGTACGTCTCGACCAGTAACAGTAACTCCTCTGGCACCTCGTGCATTGGCGACACCATATGTTCGTCAACTGGCGCGAGAACTGAAAATAGATATTGAAAAAGTAAGCGGCACAGGGGTAGCAGGACGTGTGACAGAAGAAGATGTACGGAATTATGTAGCAGGTACCACTAGCAAAGCTGCCAAGAGAACAATTGCGCCAGCGATCATCAAGGAAACGATCCCTTCTGTCAGCGAGAAAGCTCCTACTCTGACAGTATCCTCGACGACGGCAAATGCGCAGATCGAACGCATCCCGATAAAAGGCATCCGAAAAAAGATTGCGGAGCACATGACGAAATCAGTCACGATCATTCCTCATGTCACTTCTGTTGATGAGCTGGAGATGGATCAGCTCCGGGGATTGCGTGAACAAATGATGCCGCTTGCCACCAAACGAAATATCAAATTGACGTTCCTCCCGTTCTTTATCAAGGCACTCGTGATTGCTCTCAAAGAATTCCCGGTGATGAACGCGTCCATCGATGAAGCGACCAACGAGATTTTACTCAAACGTTTTTACCATATCGGCATCGCAGCGGATACACCGGATGGTCTGATCGTACCTGTCATCAAGGATGCGGACCGCAAGTCCATCTTTCAGCTGGCTGATGAGATCACCACTCTAGCTCAGCAGGCACGTGACGGCAAACTGTCCATGGAGCAGATTACAGGTGGGACGTTTACAATCAGCAATGTAGGGCCGATCGGTGGATTGCAAGCAACTCCGATTATCAATCACCCCGAGGTCGCCATCATCGCCCTGCACAAAATGGAGAAGCGCTGGGTGGTTCGCGAGGATGAAGGTGTGATTCGCTGGATGATGAATTTCTCGCTCTCGTTTGATCACCGCTTGATCGATGGAGTCACGGCCGTACGATTTACGAACCGAATCAAAGAATTACTGGAAAATCCTACTCTATTGTTTGCGGAGATGGTCTAG
- the lpdA gene encoding dihydrolipoyl dehydrogenase: MVVGEVAVETDVVVIGGGPGGYAAAIRLGQLGQSVVLIEKEELGGVCLNRGCIPSKALIHAAGEYHKLAGLGKLGIQLPEGEASFHMPKWQTWKASVVNQLSSGVAHLCQANGVTVVKGSATFLSNDRIGVETGGDFETYKFRQAIVATGSRPYIPPFLTPDHQYLLDSTDVLNLQEIPNTLAIIGGGYIGMEMGMAFAKLGTKVTILEAADRILPQTASHLSQEVWKQAKKLGITVKTGTRVETANVANGQVVLELLTPSNVREQISTDKALVTIGRVPNTKDIGLTQAGVMVDERGYIPVDPTCRTSIPHIYAIGDVTPGPALAHRASKQGIVAAEVITGMPSSVDSPYVPYVIFTEPQIAGVGLTREEAEQQGYQVTVASFPYRANGKALSIDEKEGFAEVIVDEKSHLLLGMHVVGADASNLIGEGALALEMAARVEDLALTVHPHPTLSEVWLEAAEAALGHAIHIVNKTKVVVQS, from the coding sequence ATGGTAGTCGGCGAAGTCGCAGTAGAAACAGATGTTGTTGTAATCGGAGGAGGTCCTGGTGGCTACGCTGCCGCGATTCGGTTGGGTCAATTGGGCCAATCGGTGGTTCTGATTGAAAAGGAAGAGCTTGGCGGAGTCTGCCTGAATCGGGGGTGCATTCCATCAAAAGCGCTGATTCATGCCGCTGGAGAATATCATAAGTTGGCAGGTCTAGGCAAACTGGGCATCCAGCTACCAGAGGGAGAAGCATCGTTTCACATGCCGAAATGGCAGACGTGGAAAGCATCGGTGGTCAATCAGCTCAGCAGTGGCGTCGCTCATCTTTGCCAAGCAAATGGAGTTACGGTAGTGAAGGGCTCCGCTACGTTTTTGTCTAATGACCGGATTGGCGTCGAGACTGGGGGAGACTTTGAAACCTACAAGTTCCGTCAAGCAATTGTCGCTACTGGTTCTCGACCTTATATCCCTCCATTTCTCACTCCGGACCATCAGTATCTGCTGGATTCTACAGATGTGTTGAACCTCCAGGAAATCCCCAACACACTTGCGATCATCGGGGGTGGGTATATCGGAATGGAAATGGGGATGGCTTTTGCCAAGCTCGGGACCAAAGTGACAATACTGGAGGCTGCTGATAGGATATTACCGCAAACGGCTTCGCACCTTTCGCAGGAGGTATGGAAGCAAGCGAAAAAACTGGGAATAACCGTGAAGACGGGAACGAGAGTGGAAACGGCAAATGTCGCAAATGGGCAGGTTGTCCTCGAGTTACTCACCCCAAGCAATGTTCGTGAGCAAATCTCAACAGACAAAGCGCTCGTCACGATCGGTCGTGTTCCTAATACCAAAGACATCGGGTTGACCCAAGCAGGAGTCATGGTCGACGAACGAGGTTACATCCCAGTTGATCCTACATGCCGTACGAGCATCCCGCATATTTATGCGATCGGTGACGTGACGCCGGGGCCAGCCTTGGCGCATCGAGCCTCGAAGCAAGGGATTGTCGCTGCTGAAGTAATCACAGGAATGCCAAGCAGCGTAGACTCCCCCTATGTTCCCTATGTTATATTTACCGAACCACAGATCGCAGGTGTTGGCTTGACCAGAGAAGAGGCAGAGCAACAGGGCTATCAAGTGACAGTCGCCTCGTTCCCGTATCGTGCCAACGGTAAAGCTTTGTCTATCGATGAGAAGGAAGGCTTTGCGGAAGTGATCGTGGATGAAAAGAGCCACTTGCTATTGGGAATGCATGTTGTCGGAGCAGATGCTTCTAATTTGATCGGGGAAGGTGCTCTCGCTCTGGAAATGGCTGCGCGTGTCGAAGATTTGGCACTCACTGTACATCCACATCCTACCTTGAGTGAAGTATGGCTAGAAGCAGCTGAAGCCGCACTCGGGCATGCCATTCACATCGTGAATAAAACGAAAGTGGTCGTGCAATCTTAG
- a CDS encoding alpha-ketoacid dehydrogenase subunit beta, translating to MKRKLTMIQAITEAMDQKMAEDSRVMLLGEDVGVNGGVFRATENLLQKYGSDRVVDTPLAEAGIIGAAIGLAMNGLIPVVEIQFLAFIYPGFEQIVSHAARMRYRTRGQYHVPMVIRTPYGAGIRGPELHSESVETFFAHVPGLKVVAPSTPYDAKGLLIAAMEDPDPVIFLEPTKLYRAFKEEVPEELYRVPIGKAKVVREGTDLSIFAWGAMLRVADEAAKQIEREQGVSCEVIDLRTIYPLDRDAIVESVKKTGRAIVVHEAHKTAGMGAEIISIINDEALIYLKAPVKRITGFDVPVPQFSIEDDYLPTPGRVMSGIMETFTY from the coding sequence ATGAAGCGCAAGCTGACGATGATTCAAGCGATTACAGAAGCAATGGATCAAAAGATGGCAGAAGATTCCCGCGTCATGCTGTTGGGTGAGGATGTTGGCGTGAATGGTGGGGTGTTCCGAGCGACAGAAAATCTTCTTCAGAAATATGGCTCTGACCGTGTGGTGGATACACCGTTAGCCGAGGCAGGAATTATCGGTGCGGCCATTGGTTTGGCGATGAACGGTTTGATCCCTGTAGTGGAAATTCAATTTCTCGCCTTTATTTACCCGGGCTTTGAGCAGATCGTCTCTCACGCTGCCCGCATGCGCTATCGGACCCGAGGTCAATATCATGTTCCCATGGTCATTCGCACGCCGTATGGTGCTGGGATTCGCGGGCCTGAGCTTCATTCAGAAAGTGTAGAAACGTTTTTTGCGCATGTTCCCGGCTTAAAAGTAGTGGCTCCTAGCACTCCTTATGACGCGAAAGGCTTGCTGATCGCCGCGATGGAGGATCCTGACCCTGTCATTTTCCTGGAGCCAACGAAACTGTATCGTGCATTTAAAGAAGAGGTTCCGGAAGAGCTGTATCGCGTCCCGATTGGAAAGGCAAAAGTAGTTCGAGAAGGAACAGATTTATCCATCTTTGCCTGGGGGGCCATGCTCCGTGTGGCGGATGAAGCAGCGAAGCAGATCGAGCGGGAACAGGGCGTTAGTTGTGAGGTCATTGACCTGCGCACGATCTATCCGCTGGATCGGGATGCCATTGTAGAATCAGTGAAAAAGACCGGACGTGCGATCGTGGTCCATGAAGCGCATAAGACCGCAGGAATGGGCGCGGAAATCATCTCCATCATTAACGATGAAGCGTTGATCTATCTGAAGGCTCCCGTGAAACGAATTACCGGGTTTGACGTACCCGTTCCACAGTTTAGTATTGAGGACGATTATTTGCCTACACCTGGTCGTGTGATGAGCGGAATTATGGAAACGTTTACGTACTAG
- a CDS encoding purine-cytosine permease family protein: protein MVGQSNMADDYSLSRVPQEARVPMWEILVIRIGAFTSLSQFILGAFLGYGMSFWDAALASFLGAIILEVVILLIGIAGAREGLSTSMLSRWTGFGKYGSSIIGIVIAVSTIGWFGVQNSVFANGINNALGGALGFPLAAILTGLFVTVIVIFGFKWLGVTAKIAVPGFLLAIAYGIYQVFESHSLPELISSAAPGPALSLGAAATMVAGSFMVGAVLTPDMTRYCRSSKDVLWSTLISVVIGEIIINLIAVLMAHAVKTSDVVTIALQTSGWLGAATVIFATVKINDINLYSASLGFTNIIHALFGKNVNRGLITLIVGIAGTVLSVIGILDQFVNFLVFLGVWIPPIAGIMVVDYFILKRSRKVLDESRKHGELPEVCETWNPVSIVAWALGFGIGYLFQWGIPSINSLVVAGIAYFIGMKVFGATLDSKLNVKMDKAG from the coding sequence ATGGTTGGTCAATCAAACATGGCGGACGATTACTCACTTAGCAGAGTGCCGCAAGAAGCGCGTGTCCCCATGTGGGAAATTCTCGTCATTCGGATTGGTGCTTTCACATCTCTTAGCCAATTCATTTTAGGTGCATTTCTTGGGTATGGGATGTCTTTTTGGGATGCAGCATTAGCAAGTTTTCTAGGGGCCATTATTCTCGAAGTGGTCATTCTACTCATCGGGATCGCAGGCGCACGTGAAGGACTTTCCACAAGTATGCTGAGCCGCTGGACAGGATTTGGGAAATATGGATCCAGTATCATCGGAATTGTCATTGCTGTCTCGACGATCGGATGGTTCGGCGTTCAAAACTCCGTATTCGCCAATGGGATAAACAACGCTTTAGGGGGAGCATTAGGATTTCCTCTAGCCGCGATCTTGACGGGATTGTTCGTCACGGTTATCGTCATTTTCGGCTTTAAATGGCTGGGTGTGACAGCTAAGATCGCCGTTCCTGGTTTTTTACTCGCCATTGCTTATGGAATCTATCAGGTGTTTGAAAGTCATTCCCTTCCGGAGTTAATCAGCTCTGCAGCACCTGGTCCAGCCCTTTCGTTAGGTGCTGCAGCAACCATGGTTGCCGGAAGCTTCATGGTGGGAGCGGTGCTAACACCAGATATGACGCGCTATTGCCGCAGCAGCAAAGACGTGCTTTGGTCGACTTTGATCTCCGTTGTCATTGGGGAAATTATCATTAACTTGATTGCCGTACTCATGGCACACGCGGTGAAAACGAGTGACGTGGTAACGATTGCTCTCCAAACTTCCGGTTGGCTGGGAGCTGCGACCGTGATTTTCGCCACCGTGAAAATTAACGATATCAACTTGTATTCCGCATCATTAGGCTTCACCAATATCATCCACGCTCTATTTGGCAAGAATGTGAATCGCGGTCTCATTACACTAATTGTCGGAATTGCGGGAACTGTATTATCTGTTATTGGAATCTTGGATCAGTTTGTTAACTTTCTTGTCTTTCTAGGGGTATGGATCCCTCCTATTGCCGGAATCATGGTAGTTGATTATTTCATCTTAAAAAGAAGCAGAAAAGTGTTGGATGAAAGCCGAAAGCATGGAGAACTGCCAGAAGTATGTGAAACCTGGAATCCGGTTTCGATCGTCGCTTGGGCACTCGGTTTTGGGATCGGCTACCTGTTTCAATGGGGAATTCCATCGATTAATTCACTCGTTGTCGCTGGTATTGCCTACTTTATTGGTATGAAAGTATTCGGAGCCACTCTGGATAGCAAACTCAATGTAAAGATGGACAAAGCAGGTTAA
- the pdhA gene encoding pyruvate dehydrogenase (acetyl-transferring) E1 component subunit alpha: protein MSPLYQVLTPEGELVQDIKGQLDQETMIKMYENMALVRLFDRKSINLQRQGRMGTYAPFEGQEASQVGSAMALTPGDWLFPTYRDHAAAIVHGQSMARVFLYWMGHMEGSISPKNLNIMPPCVPIATQMVHAVGTAWASKLQNEKHVSLAYFGDGATSEGDFHEALNFAGVFKTPTVFFCQNNGFAISVPFSQQSASKTIAQRAAAYDIPGVRVDGNDIFAVWLTMKKAVERALAGEGPTLIEAITFRYGAHTTADDPKKYRDQETLSEEWRQERDPLQRLRMYLEKQGLWDETKESEFIATAGAKIDAALAEAESYPKSRPEDMFKHVYAEPTWMATEQESELVKPAKQEGIPA from the coding sequence ATGTCTCCATTATATCAGGTATTGACTCCAGAGGGCGAACTGGTACAAGACATCAAAGGACAACTGGATCAAGAAACGATGATCAAAATGTATGAAAACATGGCGCTGGTGCGTCTATTTGACCGTAAATCCATTAACCTGCAGCGGCAGGGTCGCATGGGCACGTACGCCCCTTTTGAAGGACAGGAAGCCTCTCAAGTCGGCAGTGCAATGGCACTTACACCCGGTGACTGGTTATTCCCTACCTATCGTGACCACGCAGCAGCTATTGTGCATGGACAATCCATGGCACGCGTGTTTCTGTACTGGATGGGCCACATGGAAGGAAGCATCAGTCCAAAAAACCTGAATATCATGCCTCCGTGTGTGCCGATCGCGACGCAAATGGTGCATGCCGTAGGAACAGCCTGGGCGAGCAAGCTTCAAAACGAAAAGCACGTCAGCCTTGCTTATTTTGGTGATGGTGCGACATCGGAAGGGGATTTCCATGAAGCGCTCAATTTTGCGGGCGTCTTTAAAACTCCCACCGTATTTTTCTGCCAAAATAATGGCTTTGCGATCAGTGTCCCTTTTTCGCAGCAATCTGCCTCCAAAACGATCGCACAGCGGGCAGCCGCGTATGACATTCCTGGCGTGAGAGTCGATGGAAATGACATCTTTGCGGTCTGGCTCACGATGAAGAAAGCAGTAGAGCGAGCTTTGGCCGGAGAAGGTCCCACTCTAATTGAGGCCATTACGTTCCGTTACGGTGCCCATACAACTGCCGATGATCCGAAAAAATACAGAGATCAGGAAACGCTTTCAGAAGAATGGCGACAAGAGCGTGATCCGCTTCAACGACTCCGCATGTATCTGGAAAAACAAGGATTGTGGGACGAGACAAAAGAAAGCGAATTCATCGCAACTGCAGGAGCAAAAATTGATGCAGCCTTGGCGGAAGCAGAGAGCTATCCAAAATCACGCCCAGAAGATATGTTCAAGCACGTGTATGCAGAGCCTACATGGATGGCGACCGAGCAGGAGAGCGAGCTTGTGAAGCCTGCCAAACAGGAGGGAATTCCAGCATGA